A part of Streptomyces sp. NBC_01210 genomic DNA contains:
- a CDS encoding lysine N(6)-hydroxylase/L-ornithine N(5)-oxygenase family protein, which yields MSQALPDDAPPIHDLIGIGFGPSNVAMAIALSEHNARVGRQEAVTAHFFERQPRFGWHRGMLIDDATMQVSFLKDLVTLRNPSSEFSFLCYLQSKGRLVDFVNGKSLFPLRVEFHDYFEWAAAQVDDMVSYGHEVVAVRPVVRDGVVEYVDVTARSGSELVVHRARNLVIGTGLRPQMPQGVDRTDRIWHNSDLLARVDSLDDAQPSRFIVVGAGQSAAENVAFLHRRFPEAEVCAVFSRYGYSPADDSSFANRIFDPEAVDEYFTAPDEIKHKLMNYHGNTNYAVVDIDLIDDLYRQAYQEKVLGTERLRFLNVSRLTDVVETPDKVRTTVESLVTGEKTPLDADVVVYATGYRPADALGLLGEVGEHCHRDDDGRVRVERDYRVATDAELRCGIYLQGGTEHTHGITSSLLSNTAIRVGEILESIVDRSQEPASGHARRTADEIGTPL from the coding sequence ATGTCACAGGCTCTTCCTGACGACGCACCACCGATCCACGACCTCATAGGAATCGGCTTCGGGCCGTCCAATGTGGCCATGGCGATAGCGCTCAGCGAGCACAACGCACGCGTCGGCAGGCAGGAGGCGGTCACGGCTCACTTCTTCGAGCGGCAACCGCGCTTCGGCTGGCACCGCGGCATGCTGATCGACGACGCGACCATGCAAGTGTCCTTCCTCAAGGACCTGGTGACGCTTCGGAATCCGTCGAGTGAGTTCAGCTTCCTGTGCTACCTGCAGAGCAAGGGGCGGCTGGTCGACTTCGTCAACGGCAAGAGCCTCTTCCCGCTGCGGGTCGAGTTCCACGACTACTTCGAGTGGGCGGCGGCCCAGGTGGACGACATGGTGTCCTATGGGCACGAGGTCGTCGCCGTGCGGCCCGTCGTACGCGACGGAGTGGTGGAGTACGTCGATGTGACGGCCCGTTCGGGGTCGGAGCTGGTGGTCCACCGGGCACGCAACCTCGTGATCGGCACAGGTCTGCGGCCGCAGATGCCTCAGGGCGTCGACCGGACGGACCGGATCTGGCACAACTCCGATCTGCTGGCACGGGTGGATAGCCTGGATGACGCCCAGCCGTCCCGCTTCATCGTGGTCGGGGCCGGCCAGAGCGCCGCGGAGAACGTGGCCTTCCTGCACCGCCGCTTCCCCGAGGCGGAGGTCTGCGCCGTCTTCTCCCGCTATGGCTACAGCCCCGCCGACGACAGCAGCTTCGCCAACCGGATCTTCGACCCCGAAGCGGTCGACGAGTACTTCACGGCCCCTGACGAGATCAAGCACAAGCTGATGAACTACCACGGCAACACCAACTACGCCGTGGTGGACATCGACCTGATCGACGACCTGTACCGCCAGGCGTATCAGGAGAAGGTCCTGGGCACCGAGCGTCTTCGGTTCCTCAACGTGTCCCGTCTCACCGACGTCGTCGAGACCCCGGACAAGGTCCGTACGACGGTCGAGTCGCTGGTCACCGGAGAGAAGACTCCACTGGACGCCGATGTGGTGGTCTACGCCACCGGTTACCGGCCCGCCGACGCCCTTGGGCTCCTCGGCGAGGTCGGGGAGCACTGCCACCGTGACGACGACGGACGCGTCCGCGTCGAGCGCGACTACCGCGTCGCGACCGATGCCGAACTGCGGTGCGGAATCTACCTCCAGGGCGGCACCGAGCACACGCATGGCATCACGTCGTCCCTGCTGTCGAACACCGCGATCAGGGTCGGCGAGATCCTGGAGTCGATCGTGGACCGGAGCCAGGAGCCCGCCTCCGGCC